In the Elioraea tepida genome, one interval contains:
- a CDS encoding ABC transporter permease, translated as MSPRLQAAVMPWLVVAGLFIAWEVLVLAARLPPFVLPAPSAVFASLAEFSGPIAHHALHTLATTLAGFALSVVGGVALGVAVGSSAVAYRALLPVLIGFNSVPKVAIVPVLIIWFGIGAVPAVLTAFLISFFPITVNVATGIATLEPELRDVLRSLGASRVEILRKVGLPRAAPYFFASLKVAITLAFVGSIISETVGSNEGVGYLMIQASSRFQIPLVFAALLVVAAMGIAMYSLFAILERRMTFWATRSVEAAYATGS; from the coding sequence ATGAGCCCGCGCCTTCAGGCGGCGGTGATGCCCTGGCTCGTGGTGGCGGGGCTGTTCATCGCCTGGGAGGTCCTCGTCCTCGCCGCGCGCCTTCCTCCCTTCGTCCTTCCTGCTCCCTCGGCCGTGTTCGCCTCGCTTGCCGAGTTCTCGGGGCCGATTGCGCATCACGCCCTGCACACGCTGGCCACCACGCTTGCGGGGTTCGCGCTCTCTGTGGTTGGCGGCGTCGCTCTCGGCGTCGCGGTGGGCTCCTCGGCTGTCGCCTACCGCGCGCTTCTGCCGGTTCTGATCGGGTTCAACTCGGTACCGAAGGTGGCGATCGTTCCGGTGCTGATCATCTGGTTCGGCATCGGTGCCGTCCCGGCCGTGCTCACCGCCTTCCTGATCAGCTTCTTCCCGATCACGGTGAATGTCGCGACCGGGATCGCCACCCTCGAGCCCGAACTTCGAGACGTTCTGCGCAGCCTCGGCGCGAGCCGAGTCGAGATCCTGCGCAAGGTCGGTCTGCCGCGCGCCGCCCCCTACTTCTTCGCCTCGCTCAAGGTCGCGATCACGCTTGCCTTCGTCGGCTCGATCATCTCCGAGACGGTCGGCTCCAACGAGGGCGTGGGGTATCTGATGATCCAGGCCTCCTCCCGGTTCCAGATCCCGCTCGTCTTCGCCGCCCTTCTCGTCGTCGCGGCGATGGGGATCGCCATGTACTCCCTGTTCGCGATCCTCGAGAGGCGTATGACCTTCTGGGCGACGCGCTCGGTCGAGGCGGCCTACGCGACGGGAAGCTGA
- a CDS encoding FAD-binding oxidoreductase, which produces MSGIEALLSELQDIPAETDRALVRQKSRDFFWYSPVLKRQLDKLTAEAVVSPRSEDELARVLAACVRHRTPVTPRGAGTGNYGQAMPLCGGIVLDLSGLDRVLWAKPGVVRAQCGAKLGEIDAVTRASVGGELRFHPSTRRTATIGGFIAGGSSGIGSCTWGILREPGNILGLRLMTMEESPRVLELRGPDIQKANHAYGTNGIITEVEMPLAPAWTWVDLIAGFPTLEAAARFADGFTRQDGIVKKLVSVIDAPVPQRYFKAFEGVIPDGVAVVLLMVAEPFLDLVPGLLAAYGGTELYRRETEAADVPLYEYSWNHTTLQALKTDRSITYLQTLFPPPSHLAKVAEMAERFGDEVPMHLEFVKFGGEVCCFGLQLVRFTTEARLAEIIAAHEAAGCPIFNPHAFTLEEGGMKKVDTLQLAFKREADPHGLLNPGKMLAWENPDWTPRDGVHLFEAAG; this is translated from the coding sequence ATGAGCGGCATCGAAGCGTTGCTTTCGGAGCTTCAGGACATCCCCGCCGAGACCGACCGGGCTCTTGTGCGGCAGAAGAGCCGCGACTTCTTCTGGTATTCGCCGGTGCTGAAGCGGCAGCTCGACAAGCTGACGGCGGAGGCGGTGGTGAGCCCGCGCTCGGAGGATGAGCTTGCGCGCGTGCTCGCGGCCTGCGTCCGCCACCGCACCCCTGTCACCCCGCGCGGGGCAGGAACCGGGAACTACGGCCAGGCCATGCCGCTCTGCGGCGGCATCGTGCTTGATCTCTCCGGGCTTGACCGCGTGCTCTGGGCGAAGCCCGGCGTGGTGCGCGCCCAGTGCGGCGCGAAACTCGGCGAGATCGACGCGGTGACCCGCGCCTCCGTTGGCGGTGAGCTTCGCTTCCACCCCTCCACACGCCGCACCGCGACGATCGGCGGCTTCATCGCCGGCGGCTCCTCAGGCATCGGGTCCTGCACCTGGGGAATCCTGCGCGAGCCCGGGAACATCCTCGGGCTCAGGCTGATGACGATGGAGGAGAGCCCGCGCGTGCTCGAACTCCGCGGCCCCGACATCCAGAAGGCGAACCACGCCTACGGAACGAACGGCATCATCACCGAGGTGGAGATGCCGCTCGCTCCCGCCTGGACCTGGGTGGACCTGATCGCGGGCTTTCCGACCCTCGAGGCGGCAGCGCGCTTCGCCGACGGCTTCACGCGCCAGGACGGGATCGTCAAGAAGCTCGTCTCGGTGATCGATGCGCCGGTGCCGCAGCGCTACTTCAAGGCCTTCGAGGGGGTGATCCCGGACGGCGTGGCCGTTGTGCTGCTGATGGTCGCCGAGCCGTTCCTCGATCTCGTTCCGGGCCTGCTTGCCGCTTATGGCGGCACGGAACTCTACCGCCGCGAAACGGAGGCCGCGGACGTTCCGCTCTACGAATATTCCTGGAACCACACGACCTTGCAGGCGCTGAAGACCGACCGAAGCATCACCTACCTCCAGACGCTGTTCCCGCCCCCCAGCCACCTCGCCAAGGTCGCCGAGATGGCTGAGCGGTTCGGCGACGAGGTGCCGATGCACCTCGAGTTCGTGAAGTTCGGCGGCGAGGTGTGCTGCTTCGGCCTTCAGCTCGTGCGCTTCACCACCGAGGCGCGTCTTGCCGAGATCATTGCCGCGCACGAGGCCGCGGGCTGCCCGATCTTCAACCCGCACGCCTTCACGCTCGAGGAGGGGGGGATGAAGAAGGTCGACACGCTGCAGCTCGCGTTCAAGCGCGAGGCCGATCCGCACGGGCTTCTCAACCCCGGCAAGATGCTCGCCTGGGAGAACCCGGACTGGACGCCACGCGACGGCGTGCACCTGTTCGAGGCGGCGGGCTGA
- a CDS encoding ABC transporter substrate-binding protein: MGVVRTAAFGLALAAASLPAAATDVKFSLDWAFQGPQAPFLLALERGYFRDQGLNVTMDRGFGSGDVPIKIAAGTYDVGIADINPTIRLRLENPDSTLFTPFIIYEASPLAVMTLKGQNIRRPQDLAGKILAAPETDSGRQLFPAFARAVGLDLNSVRWQTVSPQLRETMLVQGQANAITGFITSGILSLRAAGVPADDIVTFRYGDYGVDLYSTSLLMTRRWAEANPRAVTGLITAIVRGQNEARRDPAAAIAALKRRDPLINEAVERERMELGFRELTFTPHVVANGFGRIDMARLQRSIDIVREAFNIARPLAASEIYDPRFLPEAAALAVAQ; encoded by the coding sequence ATGGGGGTTGTTCGCACTGCCGCCTTCGGGCTTGCGCTTGCCGCCGCTTCCCTGCCCGCGGCCGCGACCGACGTGAAGTTCAGCCTCGACTGGGCCTTCCAGGGCCCGCAGGCGCCCTTCCTGCTCGCTCTTGAGCGCGGCTACTTCCGCGACCAGGGGCTGAACGTGACGATGGACCGCGGCTTCGGTTCGGGCGACGTTCCGATCAAGATCGCCGCCGGCACCTATGACGTCGGCATCGCCGACATCAACCCGACGATCCGCCTGCGCCTCGAGAACCCTGACAGCACACTGTTCACCCCCTTCATCATCTACGAGGCAAGCCCGCTCGCGGTGATGACTCTCAAGGGCCAGAACATCCGCCGGCCGCAGGACCTCGCCGGCAAGATCCTCGCCGCACCGGAGACCGATTCGGGCCGCCAGCTCTTCCCCGCCTTCGCCCGCGCCGTCGGCCTCGACCTCAACTCGGTGCGCTGGCAGACGGTCTCGCCCCAGCTGCGCGAGACGATGCTCGTCCAGGGCCAGGCGAACGCCATCACCGGCTTCATCACGTCGGGGATCCTGTCGCTTCGCGCCGCCGGTGTTCCGGCGGATGACATCGTGACGTTCAGGTACGGCGACTACGGCGTCGACCTCTATTCGACATCGCTGCTCATGACGCGGCGCTGGGCTGAGGCGAACCCGCGCGCGGTCACGGGCCTGATCACCGCGATCGTGCGCGGCCAGAACGAGGCGCGGCGTGACCCGGCAGCTGCGATCGCGGCGCTGAAGCGGCGCGACCCGCTGATCAACGAGGCGGTGGAGCGCGAGCGGATGGAGCTCGGCTTCCGCGAGCTCACCTTCACCCCGCACGTGGTCGCCAACGGCTTCGGCAGGATCGACATGGCCCGGCTGCAGCGGTCGATCGACATCGTGCGCGAGGCGTTCAACATCGCCCGCCCGCTCGCCGCCTCGGAGATCTACGACCCGCGCTTCCTGCCCGAGGCGGCGGCGCTCGCCGTGGCACAGTGA
- a CDS encoding ABC transporter ATP-binding protein produces the protein MHGFPPVVDAAARFVSLERVALRYGGAGGTLAVSGLDLAIRRGEFAAVVGPSGCGKSTLMKLVTGLAPASEGAVIVGGREVSGPLKIVGMAFQNPTLLPWRTTLENVLLPLEIVSPYKATFRRDRERHVARARALLATVGLAGFEDKYPWQLSGGMQQRASLCRALIHEPELLMLDEPFAALDAFTREELWAVLQDLWLERRFTCILVTHDLREAVYLADTVHVMSARPGRIIETRAVPLPRPRDLEASFTPAFVDIVHALRERIAAARTAT, from the coding sequence GTGCACGGGTTTCCCCCCGTGGTTGATGCCGCGGCGCGGTTCGTCAGCCTCGAAAGGGTGGCGCTACGCTATGGCGGGGCGGGCGGGACGCTCGCCGTCTCAGGGCTCGATCTCGCCATCCGGCGCGGCGAGTTCGCCGCCGTCGTCGGGCCCTCGGGCTGCGGCAAGTCGACGCTGATGAAGCTCGTCACCGGGCTCGCTCCGGCCTCGGAAGGCGCTGTGATCGTGGGCGGGCGGGAGGTATCCGGCCCGCTCAAGATCGTCGGCATGGCGTTCCAGAACCCGACCCTTCTGCCCTGGCGCACCACGCTCGAGAACGTGCTCCTCCCCCTCGAGATCGTCTCCCCCTACAAGGCCACCTTCCGACGCGACCGTGAGCGGCACGTCGCGCGCGCGCGCGCCCTGCTTGCGACGGTCGGCCTCGCCGGCTTCGAGGACAAGTATCCGTGGCAGCTCTCGGGCGGGATGCAGCAGCGGGCGAGCCTCTGCCGCGCTCTGATCCACGAGCCCGAGCTCCTGATGCTCGATGAGCCCTTCGCGGCGCTCGACGCCTTCACCCGGGAGGAGCTTTGGGCGGTTCTGCAGGACCTCTGGCTCGAGCGACGCTTCACCTGCATCCTCGTCACGCATGATCTGCGCGAGGCCGTCTATCTCGCTGACACGGTGCATGTGATGAGCGCCCGGCCGGGGCGGATCATTGAGACCCGCGCCGTGCCTCTGCCGCGGCCGCGCGACCTCGAGGCATCCTTCACGCCGGCCTTCGTCGACATCGTGCATGCGTTGCGCGAGCGCATCGCCGCGGCGAGGACGGCGACGTGA
- a CDS encoding creatininase family protein, with translation MAQPKRFWTELTSPEFRTLDRDRTVAVLPLGATEQHGPHLAVSVDTTICEGVLARALALLPDELPVLVLPTQAIGVSVEHDRYSGTLSLSPETAITAWTEIGASVAASGVRKLLLLNAHGGQPQAAEIVCRRLRIRHRIFAATCLWNRLAPPSGLVPANELRFGIHAGQVETALMLALAPDRVRPDAAREFRNRTEAWDAHTGLRAGGAVAFGWQAQDLNPAGAVGNAAAATPELGEAVLDRASRALADLLGEISALDLQAWFKETADA, from the coding sequence ATGGCGCAGCCGAAACGGTTCTGGACCGAGCTCACCTCCCCCGAGTTCCGCACGCTCGACCGTGACCGCACCGTGGCCGTGCTGCCGCTCGGCGCGACCGAGCAGCACGGGCCGCATCTCGCCGTCTCGGTCGACACGACGATCTGCGAAGGCGTTCTCGCCCGCGCGCTCGCGCTTCTTCCGGACGAGCTTCCGGTGCTTGTTCTGCCCACCCAGGCGATCGGCGTCTCGGTCGAGCATGACCGGTATTCTGGGACGCTCTCGCTTTCGCCGGAAACGGCGATCACGGCCTGGACGGAGATCGGCGCCTCCGTCGCCGCCTCAGGCGTGCGCAAGCTCCTTCTCCTGAACGCCCATGGCGGGCAGCCGCAGGCGGCGGAGATCGTCTGCCGGCGCCTGCGCATCCGCCACCGGATCTTCGCCGCCACCTGCCTCTGGAACCGTCTCGCGCCGCCTTCCGGACTCGTTCCGGCCAACGAGCTCCGGTTCGGCATTCATGCCGGCCAGGTGGAGACGGCGCTGATGCTCGCGCTCGCGCCCGATCGCGTCCGCCCCGACGCCGCGCGTGAGTTCCGCAACAGGACGGAAGCCTGGGACGCCCACACGGGGCTGCGCGCGGGCGGCGCCGTCGCCTTCGGCTGGCAGGCGCAGGATCTGAACCCCGCAGGTGCCGTCGGCAACGCCGCCGCGGCGACGCCAGAGCTCGGTGAAGCCGTGCTCGACCGCGCGAGCCGGGCGCTCGCCGACCTCCTCGGCGAGATCTCCGCCCTCGACCTCCAGGCGTGGTTCAAGGAGACGGCCGATGCCTGA
- a CDS encoding ABC transporter ATP-binding protein produces MSPLLEARGVTRTLPGPVPVTLVRGIDLAIGRGEFVAVTGPSGSGKSSLLYLLGLLDRPTEGHVLIDGEDTARLSAGALARLRRQRLGFVFQFHFLLPEFTSLENVLLPMRRLGGEEAALRARAEALLERLGLADAMAKLPEELSGGMRQRVAVARALANDPALVLADEPTGNLDSRNAASMFDLFETLVAEHGRSIVVVTHDPALAARARRQVRLVDGRIVEDTGAVAA; encoded by the coding sequence ATGAGCCCGCTGCTTGAGGCGCGCGGCGTGACGCGGACGCTTCCGGGCCCGGTGCCCGTCACCCTCGTTCGGGGGATCGATCTCGCGATCGGACGGGGCGAGTTCGTCGCGGTCACCGGCCCGTCCGGTTCGGGCAAGTCCTCGCTTCTCTACCTCCTCGGCCTGCTCGACCGGCCGACGGAAGGCCATGTCCTGATCGACGGCGAGGACACCGCCCGCCTCTCTGCAGGGGCGCTCGCGCGGCTGCGCAGGCAGCGGCTCGGCTTCGTGTTCCAGTTCCACTTCCTGTTGCCGGAATTCACCTCGCTCGAGAACGTGCTTCTGCCGATGCGCCGCCTAGGCGGCGAGGAGGCAGCGCTTCGGGCGCGTGCCGAGGCGCTGCTCGAACGGCTCGGGCTTGCGGACGCGATGGCGAAACTGCCCGAGGAACTCTCGGGCGGCATGCGCCAGCGCGTGGCCGTGGCGCGGGCGCTCGCCAACGACCCCGCTCTCGTGCTCGCCGACGAGCCCACGGGCAATCTCGACAGCCGCAACGCCGCCTCGATGTTCGACTTGTTTGAGACCCTGGTCGCCGAGCACGGACGGAGCATCGTCGTCGTGACACATGATCCGGCGCTCGCCGCGCGGGCGCGGCGTCAGGTTCGGCTTGTCGATGGACGGATCGTCGAGGATACGGGCGCCGTCGCCGCGTGA
- a CDS encoding FAD-binding oxidoreductase has translation MLKTLLEGKRGEVVIRPSDEAEVLAVLAACVRHRIPVVPRGGGTGNYGQAVPLAGGAILDMTGMDRILSFADGVAEVQAGATLLQVDAWARQQGWELRLWPSTKRTATVGGFVAGGGAGVGGITHGTLRERGNLAGVTIATMEPKPRLIDLSWGKAAPANHAFGTTGVITRVRLPLAPAMAWRDIAVSFPDFPAAAAFGLALGLADGIPKKMCAVIDWPLPSFFTGLAELLPQGRPIVLAMVGAGAMGAVAELAAEHAGEIEAEQDFAAAEASPELTPFYEYTWNHTTLHVLKRDKGVTYLQCLFPVGRTLETLARLRERFADELMMHTEVARFGGQVTMSGLPLLRWTTPERLAEIIAACEAEGVAVANPHVCTLEEGARWKLVAADRLAFKREVDPFGLLNPGKMSSFRPLSGQEAAE, from the coding sequence GTGCTCAAGACGCTGCTCGAGGGCAAGCGTGGCGAGGTGGTGATCCGCCCGAGCGACGAGGCGGAGGTGCTCGCCGTGCTCGCCGCCTGCGTGCGGCACCGGATCCCCGTGGTGCCGCGAGGGGGAGGGACGGGGAACTACGGCCAAGCCGTTCCACTTGCGGGCGGCGCCATTCTCGACATGACGGGTATGGACCGGATCCTGTCCTTCGCGGACGGGGTGGCCGAGGTGCAGGCGGGGGCGACGCTTCTGCAGGTCGATGCCTGGGCGCGGCAGCAGGGATGGGAGCTTCGGCTGTGGCCTTCGACCAAGCGCACGGCGACGGTGGGCGGGTTCGTCGCCGGCGGCGGCGCAGGGGTGGGTGGGATCACGCACGGAACCTTACGTGAACGGGGCAATCTCGCTGGCGTCACGATCGCGACGATGGAGCCGAAGCCGAGGCTGATCGATCTCTCCTGGGGCAAGGCGGCACCCGCCAACCACGCCTTCGGGACGACCGGCGTGATCACGCGGGTTCGGCTTCCGCTCGCCCCCGCAATGGCTTGGCGCGACATCGCCGTGAGCTTCCCCGACTTCCCCGCGGCGGCCGCCTTCGGCCTCGCGCTCGGCCTCGCCGACGGCATTCCGAAGAAGATGTGCGCGGTGATCGACTGGCCGCTGCCGTCGTTCTTCACCGGGCTTGCCGAGCTCCTCCCCCAAGGCCGGCCGATCGTTCTCGCGATGGTCGGCGCAGGCGCGATGGGAGCGGTGGCGGAGCTCGCCGCCGAGCATGCCGGCGAAATCGAGGCGGAGCAGGATTTCGCCGCCGCCGAAGCCTCCCCCGAACTCACGCCCTTCTACGAATACACCTGGAACCACACAACGCTGCACGTGCTCAAGCGCGACAAGGGCGTCACCTACCTCCAATGCCTCTTCCCGGTCGGCCGGACGCTCGAGACGCTCGCTCGCCTCCGCGAGCGTTTCGCAGACGAACTCATGATGCACACCGAGGTCGCGCGCTTCGGCGGGCAGGTGACGATGAGCGGGCTGCCGCTCCTGCGCTGGACCACGCCCGAGCGCCTCGCCGAGATCATCGCCGCGTGCGAGGCGGAGGGGGTTGCGGTCGCGAACCCGCATGTGTGCACGCTCGAGGAAGGTGCGCGGTGGAAGCTTGTGGCCGCTGACCGTCTTGCCTTCAAGCGCGAGGTCGATCCCTTCGGCCTGCTCAACCCGGGCAAGATGTCGAGTTTCAGGCCACTTTCCGGGCAGGAGGCGGCGGAATGA